From a region of the Halorubrum sp. BV1 genome:
- a CDS encoding ABC transporter ATP-binding protein: MIEVAGLRKTYGEFAAVVDSTFSVGEGEVFGIVGPNGAGKTTTLKVLSGLVEPTDGEVTVAGFDSDDPEMRRRLGFLPEESPLYEEMTPRSYLRFFADLYDVPGDVADERIESALDRLQLDHRERRLGDMSKGMKRKVAIARSLVNDPDVLVYDEPASGLDPVTTDSVLQFTRELREAGKTVVFSAHNLYHVESVCDRVVVMNEGRIVARGSVDGIRERHGETTYHVFSDVAPSQTDALADLADDEVSDIADDGAGESDNGVGESDDAPALTVEVGDRFRTAVPTMTAVEAVREAVTAAGGEVVDIRTREPSLEDVFLDIVGRPMPGRYTAGTSDDAADEETSEQVPNEPEGVE, translated from the coding sequence ATGATCGAGGTGGCGGGCCTACGGAAGACGTACGGGGAGTTCGCCGCCGTCGTCGACAGCACGTTCTCCGTCGGAGAGGGCGAGGTGTTCGGCATCGTCGGCCCGAACGGAGCGGGAAAGACGACGACTCTCAAGGTGCTCTCGGGGCTCGTCGAACCGACCGACGGCGAGGTGACTGTCGCCGGCTTCGACTCCGACGATCCAGAGATGCGCCGCCGGCTCGGCTTCCTCCCCGAGGAGTCGCCGCTGTACGAGGAGATGACGCCGCGGTCGTACCTCCGCTTTTTCGCCGACCTCTACGACGTCCCGGGAGACGTCGCGGACGAGCGGATCGAGTCCGCACTCGACCGGCTCCAGCTCGACCACCGCGAGCGCCGGCTCGGAGACATGTCCAAGGGGATGAAACGGAAGGTCGCCATCGCGCGGTCGCTCGTCAACGATCCGGACGTGCTCGTGTACGACGAGCCGGCCTCGGGACTGGATCCGGTGACGACGGACTCCGTGCTCCAGTTCACCCGCGAGCTACGCGAGGCCGGAAAGACGGTCGTGTTCTCGGCGCACAACCTCTATCACGTCGAATCCGTCTGCGACCGCGTCGTCGTGATGAACGAGGGGCGAATCGTCGCTCGCGGGAGCGTCGACGGGATCCGCGAGCGACATGGCGAGACGACCTACCATGTGTTCTCCGACGTCGCACCGAGCCAAACCGACGCGCTCGCCGACCTCGCGGACGATGAAGTGAGTGACATCGCGGACGACGGGGCGGGCGAGTCTGACAACGGGGTGGGCGAGTCGGACGACGCGCCGGCGCTCACGGTCGAGGTCGGCGACCGGTTCCGGACCGCGGTGCCGACGATGACGGCGGTCGAGGCGGTCCGCGAGGCGGTGACGGCCGCGGGCGGTGAGGTGGTCGACATCCGCACGCGCGAACCGAGCCTCGAAGACGTCTTCCTCGACATCGTCGGCCGTCCGATGCCGGGGCGGTACACGGCCGGCACCAGCGACGACGCCGCAGACGAGGAGACGAGCGAGCAGGTGCCGAACGAACCGGAGGGTGTCGAGTGA
- a CDS encoding ABC transporter permease yields the protein MIDRLRRVLRVARWETARAGGGVDRRTLLAALALLVVVGGVVGGGLAAGVVGLDVDRDVYRIGVDDDSPYAEAVENAPALTAVPVEGASLGTSADLIVRDVRGVPADGETSGGAAGGGPTVVGVAVSASDTEKGAAAAAEFREAVEAHNERLMAAEENETAAFPIAVTIRYVSRTSGVDDGATLGGGGSADGSAGDGGAGDGDTSDDGTAGGGVSDAPGAAADGGDGGDGGDGDLAVPSIAGGTFGAATVGSPGSISPPFPFVSLLLAFVFLVPMNFLIQAYGSSILDERTNRRGEPLLVTPLSPVEIVAGKTLPYVALAAAVTTLIALAVGGGPLSVVAVFPVALAFLGATFVGAMFARSFKELTFVTVGVSVLLTTYAFVPAIFTNVTPVALVSPLTLVVFDLQGEAVSAGDVLFATTPMSIGAGLLFALGLGVYREEDMFTQKPVGRKFLDALAVRLAPVGGDAHRGRGTGARGRLRALAPVALLTACAIPFVFVAELMAVALLFALPITVSIPVLLVTIAFVEEVAKSVHLYAGFERGVFARTDRVAVAVGAASAVGFFLAEKATAVVQAVGLTELYVGRAAFGGVAGLEGLSVPVLVALAFAPLALHGVATAVTAVGASRGRTRYVLTLALATLLHAAYNFAVVSVHG from the coding sequence GTGATCGACCGACTCCGGAGGGTGCTCCGGGTCGCCCGATGGGAGACCGCCCGCGCGGGCGGCGGCGTCGACCGCCGAACGCTGCTCGCGGCGCTCGCGCTCCTCGTCGTCGTGGGCGGCGTGGTCGGCGGCGGCCTCGCGGCCGGCGTCGTCGGACTCGATGTCGACCGCGACGTCTACCGGATTGGCGTCGACGACGACTCGCCGTACGCCGAGGCGGTCGAAAACGCGCCCGCGCTCACCGCGGTCCCCGTCGAGGGCGCGTCGCTCGGCACCTCGGCTGACCTGATCGTCCGAGACGTCCGCGGCGTCCCGGCTGACGGTGAGACGAGCGGGGGGGCGGCCGGAGGCGGACCGACCGTCGTCGGCGTCGCGGTCAGCGCCAGCGACACGGAGAAGGGCGCGGCTGCGGCGGCCGAGTTTCGGGAGGCCGTCGAGGCGCACAACGAGCGGCTGATGGCCGCCGAGGAGAACGAGACGGCGGCGTTTCCGATCGCGGTCACGATCAGATACGTGAGCCGAACAAGCGGGGTCGACGACGGAGCGACGCTCGGCGGAGGGGGATCTGCGGACGGGAGCGCAGGCGACGGAGGAGCCGGCGACGGTGACACCTCCGACGACGGGACGGCAGGCGGAGGGGTATCCGACGCGCCGGGCGCAGCCGCTGACGGCGGTGACGGCGGTGACGGCGGTGACGGCGACCTCGCGGTCCCCTCCATCGCGGGCGGGACCTTCGGTGCCGCCACGGTCGGATCGCCGGGGTCGATCTCCCCGCCGTTCCCGTTCGTCTCGCTGCTCTTGGCCTTCGTCTTCCTCGTGCCCATGAACTTCCTCATTCAGGCGTACGGCTCCTCCATCCTCGACGAGCGGACGAACCGGCGCGGCGAGCCGCTCCTCGTCACGCCGCTGTCGCCGGTCGAAATCGTCGCCGGCAAGACCCTCCCGTATGTCGCACTCGCGGCGGCGGTCACGACGCTCATCGCCCTCGCGGTCGGCGGGGGTCCGCTCTCCGTCGTCGCCGTGTTCCCGGTCGCGCTGGCGTTCCTCGGGGCGACGTTCGTCGGCGCGATGTTCGCGCGGTCGTTCAAGGAGCTCACGTTCGTCACGGTCGGCGTGAGCGTCCTGCTCACGACCTACGCGTTCGTCCCCGCGATCTTCACCAACGTCACGCCGGTCGCGCTCGTGTCGCCGCTCACGCTCGTCGTCTTCGACCTCCAGGGCGAGGCCGTCTCCGCCGGCGACGTGCTCTTCGCGACGACGCCGATGTCGATCGGGGCCGGACTCCTGTTCGCGCTCGGGCTCGGCGTCTACCGCGAGGAGGACATGTTCACGCAGAAGCCGGTCGGTCGGAAGTTCCTCGACGCGCTCGCCGTGCGGCTCGCGCCGGTCGGCGGGGACGCTCACCGGGGGCGCGGGACGGGAGCGCGGGGCCGCCTCCGCGCGCTCGCACCGGTGGCGCTTCTCACCGCCTGTGCGATCCCCTTCGTGTTCGTCGCGGAACTCATGGCCGTCGCCCTGCTCTTTGCGCTGCCCATCACCGTCTCGATCCCTGTGTTGCTCGTCACGATCGCCTTCGTCGAGGAAGTCGCGAAGAGCGTCCACCTCTACGCCGGGTTCGAGCGCGGCGTCTTCGCCCGAACCGACCGGGTCGCCGTCGCGGTCGGCGCGGCCTCCGCCGTCGGCTTCTTCCTCGCCGAGAAGGCCACCGCCGTCGTGCAGGCCGTTGGACTCACGGAGCTGTACGTCGGCCGCGCCGCCTTCGGGGGCGTCGCCGGGCTGGAGGGACTGTCCGTGCCCGTGCTGGTCGCGCTGGCGTTCGCGCCGCTCGCGCTCCACGGCGTCGCGACGGCGGTGACCGCGGTGGGCGCGAGCCGCGGCCGGACGCGGTACGTCCTGACGCTTGCGCTGGCGACGCTGCTTCACGCGGCGTACAACTTCGCGGTGGTGAGCGTCCATGGATAG
- a CDS encoding ABC transporter permease, with protein sequence MDSRLTIAGRELAGLRAEKTILLAIGIQLFIAAFSSFLVVGLVSMYDPGALDAAEIEVAASGDAVDGLERAAADVESVGVTTYADAGAARRAFDRNAADAVVVANRVDAGDGGGDRIAVRVTAPDATVETTVLVVQLREVLRAYELDERRDRAAHLTESPLPLPAQSGSSPYFTFTYTVLIPVLVFLPVFISGSLVVDSITEEIDEGTLELLRVAPVTLGEIVDGKALAAVAIAPAQALLWLLLLRANGTPVANVPTILVLMTALTTLVVALAVAISALAPDRRAAQFLYSLGVLGLFGGATAMAGGPANAVARLAIGSADATTTALAAAYVGIAAVGYVGVRRIVAENGFGR encoded by the coding sequence ATGGATAGCCGCCTGACGATCGCCGGCCGCGAGCTTGCGGGGCTGCGCGCGGAGAAGACCATCCTGCTCGCGATCGGCATCCAGCTGTTCATCGCGGCGTTCTCGTCGTTCCTCGTCGTCGGACTGGTCTCAATGTACGACCCCGGCGCGCTCGACGCCGCGGAGATAGAGGTGGCCGCGAGCGGCGACGCGGTCGACGGACTCGAACGCGCCGCCGCCGACGTCGAAAGCGTCGGCGTCACGACGTACGCGGACGCGGGTGCCGCGAGGCGCGCGTTCGACCGCAACGCCGCCGACGCGGTGGTGGTCGCGAACCGGGTCGACGCGGGCGACGGCGGCGGCGACCGGATCGCGGTACGAGTCACCGCGCCGGACGCCACGGTCGAGACGACCGTCCTCGTCGTCCAGCTTCGCGAGGTGCTACGCGCCTACGAGCTCGACGAGCGCAGGGACCGCGCCGCGCATCTCACCGAGTCGCCGCTTCCGCTGCCGGCACAGAGCGGTTCGAGTCCGTACTTCACGTTCACGTACACCGTGTTGATCCCGGTGTTAGTGTTCCTGCCGGTGTTCATCTCGGGGTCGCTCGTCGTCGACTCGATCACGGAGGAGATCGACGAGGGGACGCTCGAACTCCTCCGCGTCGCGCCCGTGACGCTGGGGGAGATCGTCGACGGAAAGGCGCTCGCGGCAGTCGCCATCGCTCCAGCGCAGGCGCTTTTATGGCTGCTGCTGCTCCGCGCGAACGGCACGCCCGTCGCCAACGTCCCCACGATACTCGTCTTGATGACCGCGCTCACGACGCTCGTCGTTGCGCTGGCGGTCGCCATTTCGGCGCTCGCGCCCGACCGCCGCGCCGCGCAGTTCCTCTACTCGCTCGGGGTCCTCGGACTCTTCGGCGGCGCGACGGCCATGGCCGGCGGCCCGGCCAACGCGGTCGCTAGGCTCGCGATCGGCAGCGCGGACGCGACGACCACGGCGCTCGCCGCCGCGTACGTGGGTATCGCCGCGGTCGGGTACGTCGGCGTGAGGCGGATCGTCGCCGAAAACGGGTTCGGCCGGTGA
- a CDS encoding 3-dehydroquinate synthase II: protein MTRTVWVKADGSVGDWEARKRRITAAIEAGADWVLVDEGDVGRVRELGDVNVAAFRSEADVIDDAESDAEADAYFVGKGGEGDGTIDLPDDFAGSADLSTIRRRDDRAQGAYVRVLGTEYEAFAEAAAEDAEFTVIVGEDWSIIPLENLIARVGEETHLVAGATTAAEAKTAFETLEIGADGVLLDADSPDEIRGAVDARDAADRETLDLRHAEVTAIEQTGMADRVCIDTGSLMDDDEGMLIGSMSRGLFFVHAETAESPYVESRPFRVNAGAVHAYVRNPEGGTNYLAELSSGDEVQVVDTDGHTREAIVGRVKIEKRPMFRLQAEVETDDGVDRVETLIQNAETVKVATAEGKTAVTDLEAGDEVLVYYEDVARHFGEAVEESIIEK from the coding sequence ATGACACGCACAGTCTGGGTAAAAGCCGACGGGAGCGTCGGCGACTGGGAGGCGCGGAAGCGACGAATCACGGCCGCTATCGAGGCCGGCGCGGACTGGGTCCTCGTCGACGAGGGCGACGTGGGACGCGTCCGCGAACTCGGAGACGTGAACGTCGCCGCGTTCCGCTCCGAGGCGGACGTCATCGACGACGCCGAGAGCGACGCGGAGGCGGACGCCTACTTCGTCGGCAAGGGCGGCGAGGGCGACGGGACGATCGACCTTCCCGACGACTTCGCCGGCTCCGCCGACCTCTCCACCATCCGCCGCCGTGACGACCGCGCGCAGGGCGCGTACGTCCGGGTGCTCGGCACGGAGTACGAGGCGTTCGCCGAGGCGGCCGCCGAAGACGCGGAGTTCACCGTGATCGTCGGCGAGGACTGGTCTATCATCCCGCTCGAAAATCTGATCGCCCGCGTCGGCGAGGAAACGCACCTCGTCGCGGGCGCGACGACCGCAGCCGAGGCGAAGACCGCCTTCGAGACGCTTGAGATCGGTGCCGACGGCGTCCTCCTTGACGCCGACTCGCCCGACGAGATCCGCGGCGCGGTCGACGCCCGCGACGCCGCCGACCGCGAGACGCTCGACCTCCGACACGCGGAGGTGACGGCGATCGAGCAGACCGGGATGGCGGATCGCGTCTGCATCGACACCGGCTCGCTGATGGACGACGACGAAGGGATGTTGATCGGGTCGATGTCGCGCGGGCTCTTCTTCGTTCACGCCGAGACCGCGGAGTCGCCGTACGTCGAGTCGCGGCCGTTCCGCGTGAACGCCGGTGCTGTCCACGCGTACGTCCGCAACCCCGAGGGCGGGACGAACTACCTCGCCGAGCTGTCGAGCGGCGACGAGGTGCAAGTCGTCGACACCGACGGCCACACCCGCGAGGCGATCGTCGGCCGCGTAAAAATCGAGAAGCGGCCGATGTTCCGGCTCCAGGCCGAAGTCGAGACCGACGACGGCGTCGATCGCGTGGAGACGCTCATCCAGAACGCCGAGACGGTGAAAGTCGCGACCGCGGAGGGCAAGACGGCGGTCACCGACCTCGAAGCCGGTGACGAGGTGCTCGTCTACTACGAGGACGTGGCACGCCACTTCGGTGAGGCCGTCGAGGAGAGTATCATCGAGAAGTGA
- a CDS encoding carboxypeptidase M32: MATEAAADDASDAPDAYDALLDRVRRWNAVGSAAGVLGWDQQVMMPEGGTPARSRQLSALSSVRHEMITDAETGELLDRLADADLSDKQAAVVREVSREYERADAVPRELVEEISEASTEALQAWEAAKAEDDFDRFAPHLQRHVELKREYAEHIDPDRDPYAVLFEEYEPCLSMERTEAILDELRETLVPLIDAIRESDADLAVDTFEGQFPEDDQEALARDALDLVGYDFDRGRLDVSSHPFTSGNQFDCRITTRFDESDPLGAIGSTIHEYGHAQYALGLPKEQFGTPLGDDRDLSVHESQSRLWENHVGRSRAFWERFLPTFHERFPETADATVEDAYEAVNQVYEDNLIRVEADELTYHLHIVVRFEIERDLVRGDLAVEDVPEVWNDKYEEYLGIRPENDAEGCLQDIHWSHGNFGYFPTYSLGSVMAAQLYAAAESEIDDLDAKTADGEFDDLQEWLAANVHRHGARYETNELVERATGEELSADAFTDYVEKKYGELYGV, encoded by the coding sequence ATGGCAACGGAAGCCGCCGCAGACGACGCGAGCGACGCGCCAGACGCGTACGACGCCCTCCTGGACCGCGTTCGACGCTGGAACGCGGTCGGGAGCGCGGCCGGCGTGCTCGGCTGGGACCAGCAGGTGATGATGCCCGAGGGCGGCACACCCGCCCGGTCGAGACAGCTCTCGGCGCTCTCGTCAGTCCGCCACGAGATGATAACGGACGCGGAGACCGGTGAGCTTCTGGACCGGCTCGCCGACGCCGACCTCTCCGACAAGCAGGCGGCCGTCGTGCGCGAGGTCTCGCGCGAGTACGAGCGCGCCGACGCCGTCCCGCGCGAACTCGTCGAGGAGATCTCCGAGGCGAGCACCGAGGCGCTGCAGGCGTGGGAGGCGGCGAAAGCCGAGGACGACTTCGATCGGTTCGCACCGCACCTGCAACGGCACGTCGAGTTGAAACGCGAGTACGCCGAGCACATCGACCCCGACCGGGACCCCTACGCGGTGCTGTTCGAGGAGTACGAACCGTGCCTCTCGATGGAGCGCACGGAGGCCATCTTGGACGAACTCCGCGAGACGCTCGTGCCGCTCATCGACGCGATCCGAGAGTCGGACGCCGACCTCGCCGTCGACACTTTCGAAGGGCAGTTCCCCGAGGACGACCAAGAGGCGCTCGCGCGCGACGCGCTGGATCTGGTCGGCTACGACTTCGACCGAGGACGACTCGACGTCTCCTCGCACCCGTTCACGTCGGGCAACCAGTTCGACTGCCGGATCACGACGCGGTTCGACGAGTCGGACCCGCTCGGAGCGATCGGGTCGACGATCCACGAGTACGGCCACGCGCAGTACGCGCTCGGCCTCCCGAAAGAGCAGTTCGGCACCCCGCTCGGCGACGACCGCGACCTCTCGGTCCACGAGTCGCAGTCGCGCCTCTGGGAGAACCACGTCGGTCGGAGCCGCGCGTTCTGGGAGCGGTTCCTCCCGACGTTTCACGAACGGTTCCCCGAGACCGCAGACGCGACCGTCGAGGACGCTTACGAGGCCGTAAACCAGGTGTACGAGGACAACCTGATCCGCGTCGAGGCCGACGAGTTGACCTACCACCTCCACATCGTCGTCCGCTTCGAGATCGAACGCGACCTGGTCCGCGGCGACCTCGCGGTCGAGGACGTGCCGGAAGTGTGGAACGACAAGTACGAGGAGTATCTCGGGATCCGACCCGAGAACGACGCCGAGGGCTGTCTGCAGGACATCCACTGGAGCCACGGTAACTTCGGTTACTTCCCGACGTACTCGCTCGGCTCCGTGATGGCCGCCCAGCTGTACGCGGCCGCAGAAAGCGAGATCGACGACCTCGACGCGAAGACCGCAGACGGCGAGTTCGACGACCTCCAGGAGTGGCTCGCAGCGAACGTCCACCGACACGGCGCGCGCTACGAGACGAACGAGCTCGTGGAGCGAGCGACCGGCGAGGAGCTCTCCGCGGACGCGTTCACCGACTACGTCGAGAAGAAGTACGGCGAGCTGTACGGGGTATGA
- a CDS encoding low specificity L-threonine aldolase, translating into MTDDDFIDLRSDTVTRPSDAMRDAAATAEVGDDVYRDDPTVNELERRAAEAVGTEAALFVPSGTMANQIAVRVHTDHGQELLLDRESHIYRWELAGAATLSGAQTRPVDAGARCVPTADRVRAETVTEDLHRPGTGLLALENTHNYRGGRAVPVDRIDAAAAAAHEGGVPVHLDGARVFNAAVALGVEASEIVAPVDSVTFCLSKGLGAPVGSILAGEAAFIEEARRVRKLFGGGMRQAGMIAAPGLLALESVDRLADDHANAERLAAGVDAIDGVDAAEPDTNIVVADTERAGIPASDLVAACEERGVGCVEFDTHTARFTTHRDVDAADVDTAVERVGDVIADLTA; encoded by the coding sequence ATGACCGACGACGACTTCATCGACCTCCGGTCCGACACCGTCACGCGACCCTCAGACGCGATGCGCGACGCGGCCGCAACCGCCGAGGTCGGCGACGACGTGTACCGAGACGATCCCACCGTCAACGAACTGGAGCGGCGCGCCGCCGAAGCGGTGGGCACCGAGGCGGCGCTTTTCGTCCCCTCGGGAACGATGGCCAACCAGATCGCCGTCCGCGTCCACACCGACCACGGACAGGAGCTGCTCCTCGACCGGGAGTCCCACATCTACCGGTGGGAACTCGCCGGCGCGGCGACGCTCTCGGGCGCCCAGACGCGGCCGGTTGACGCCGGCGCGCGCTGCGTCCCGACCGCAGACCGGGTGCGCGCGGAGACTGTCACGGAGGACCTCCACCGGCCCGGAACCGGTCTGCTCGCGCTCGAAAACACGCACAACTACCGCGGCGGGCGGGCGGTCCCCGTAGACCGGATCGACGCGGCGGCAGCGGCGGCACACGAAGGTGGCGTACCCGTCCACCTCGACGGCGCGCGCGTGTTCAACGCCGCGGTCGCGCTCGGCGTCGAGGCGAGCGAGATCGTCGCGCCCGTCGACAGCGTCACTTTCTGTCTCTCGAAGGGACTCGGTGCGCCCGTCGGGTCGATACTCGCGGGGGAAGCGGCGTTCATCGAGGAGGCCAGACGGGTCCGGAAGCTGTTCGGCGGCGGCATGCGGCAGGCCGGGATGATCGCCGCGCCGGGACTGCTCGCGTTGGAGAGCGTCGACCGCCTCGCCGACGACCACGCCAACGCCGAGCGACTGGCCGCGGGGGTGGACGCCATCGACGGCGTCGACGCCGCGGAGCCCGACACGAACATCGTCGTCGCCGACACCGAGAGGGCCGGGATCCCAGCGAGCGACCTCGTCGCGGCCTGCGAGGAGCGCGGCGTCGGGTGCGTCGAGTTCGACACGCACACCGCGCGGTTCACGACGCACCGCGACGTGGACGCCGCCGACGTCGATACCGCGGTCGAGCGTGTCGGCGACGTGATCGCAGATCTCACCGCGTAG
- a CDS encoding RIO1 family regulatory kinase/ATPase, whose translation MELRQLVRGRVDWPDIERVVRELADRYDRDEMRVRFLDADNWLSTPMVVDDDLFVKVITRQNTLVHALFTTGRNLGAFSAGTEGFFERHETPYEMALHELEATRKVRELGVNAPEPVEAFSVGDLGVLVLEYLPEFRTLDDLENETVAALAPALFDTLRTIHDAGLAHGDLRAENVLVRDGDLYVIDATNVGGDGRESARSYDLASALAALEPLVGASTAVDAALTSYSTAELLAARRFLDFVAIRPDHDFDAAALNGELEKRATTTGPSGDAAATGE comes from the coding sequence GCGGACCGGTACGACCGCGACGAGATGCGAGTGCGCTTTCTCGACGCCGACAACTGGCTGTCGACGCCGATGGTCGTCGACGACGACCTGTTCGTGAAGGTGATCACGCGACAGAACACGCTGGTTCACGCGCTCTTCACCACCGGACGGAACCTCGGAGCCTTCTCGGCGGGGACCGAGGGGTTCTTCGAGCGCCACGAGACCCCCTACGAGATGGCTCTCCACGAACTGGAAGCGACCCGGAAGGTCCGCGAGCTCGGTGTGAACGCCCCGGAACCCGTCGAGGCGTTCTCGGTCGGCGACCTCGGCGTGCTCGTGTTGGAGTACCTCCCCGAGTTTCGGACCCTCGACGACCTCGAGAACGAGACGGTCGCCGCGCTCGCGCCGGCGCTTTTCGACACCCTTCGGACGATCCACGACGCCGGGCTCGCACACGGCGACCTCCGTGCTGAGAACGTGCTCGTTCGCGACGGCGACCTCTACGTCATCGACGCGACGAACGTGGGCGGCGACGGACGCGAGTCGGCGCGCTCGTACGACTTAGCGAGCGCGCTCGCCGCCCTCGAACCGCTCGTCGGTGCGTCCACGGCCGTCGACGCCGCACTCACGAGCTACTCGACCGCGGAACTGCTCGCCGCCCGACGGTTCCTCGATTTCGTCGCCATCCGTCCCGATCACGACTTCGACGCCGCGGCACTGAACGGGGAACTCGAAAAGCGCGCAACGACGACCGGTCCAAGCGGCGACGCGGCCGCCACGGGAGAGTGA